One region of Candidatus Uhrbacteria bacterium CG10_big_fil_rev_8_21_14_0_10_50_16 genomic DNA includes:
- a CDS encoding cell division protein FtsZ codes for MAEVKPQIETFAKIKVIGVGGGGNSVVNRMVASGVKGVEYIAINTDAQALHHSAAQIKLAIGKSVARGLGAGMNPEIGYRAAEESQNEIRNAINGADMVFITAGLGGGTGSGAAPHVAKLARDVGALTVAVVTKPFTFEGAQRKRIADEAYENLSAHVDTIITIPNDRVLQIIDKKTSLVDAFQIVDDVLRQGVQGISDLITIPGLINVDFADVKAIMSNAGSALMGIGSASGENRAVEAAKQAIASPLLEISIEGAKGILFTITGSADLGMHEVAEAAKVVTGSADDDARVIFGANISSALTDEVIITVVATGFEGNEMTSAVYGTSVVPVAGTWTPPVTRVRPTMERPQQRMMEDLEPTPSPMTKRVSSDESAARKAMPSDPIVAPAPVHTTSSSEDQASDEDSIDIPAFIRKKMM; via the coding sequence CAAAGTTATTGGTGTTGGAGGAGGTGGAAATAGTGTTGTTAATCGCATGGTGGCATCCGGTGTAAAAGGTGTCGAGTATATTGCGATCAACACAGACGCGCAGGCGCTCCACCATTCCGCTGCGCAAATAAAATTGGCAATCGGTAAGTCCGTTGCACGTGGACTGGGCGCTGGCATGAATCCAGAGATCGGATATCGCGCGGCTGAGGAAAGTCAAAATGAAATCCGCAATGCCATTAACGGAGCGGACATGGTGTTTATTACGGCAGGTTTGGGTGGAGGAACAGGATCCGGTGCGGCGCCACATGTGGCAAAACTTGCACGAGACGTGGGAGCTCTCACTGTTGCGGTCGTAACAAAACCGTTTACGTTTGAAGGGGCGCAGCGAAAGCGGATTGCCGATGAAGCATACGAGAATCTTTCAGCCCACGTGGATACGATCATCACAATTCCAAACGATCGGGTTTTGCAGATTATTGATAAGAAAACGAGCCTGGTTGATGCCTTTCAGATTGTGGATGACGTTTTGCGCCAAGGTGTGCAGGGCATCTCGGATCTTATTACGATTCCAGGACTCATTAACGTTGACTTTGCGGACGTAAAAGCGATTATGTCCAATGCAGGTTCGGCACTCATGGGAATTGGATCGGCATCTGGAGAGAATCGTGCTGTGGAGGCCGCAAAACAGGCGATTGCGAGTCCGTTGTTAGAGATCTCTATTGAGGGTGCAAAAGGAATTCTGTTTACGATCACGGGAAGTGCAGACCTTGGAATGCATGAGGTTGCTGAGGCTGCCAAGGTTGTTACCGGATCTGCGGATGACGACGCACGTGTGATTTTTGGGGCAAACATTAGTTCAGCGCTTACGGATGAAGTTATCATTACGGTTGTGGCAACGGGGTTTGAGGGAAATGAAATGACCTCTGCTGTGTATGGAACAAGTGTGGTACCGGTTGCAGGGACATGGACACCACCCGTGACACGTGTGCGACCAACAATGGAACGACCTCAACAACGTATGATGGAGGATCTTGAGCCAACGCCAAGTCCAATGACCAAGCGTGTTTCCAGCGATGAATCGGCGGCAAGGAAAGCTATGCCATCAGATCCGATTGTGGCTCCCGCTCCTGTTCACACGACTTCTTCATCGGAAGATCAAGCGTCGGATGAGGATTCAATCGACATTCCTGCATTCATTCGCAAAAAAATGATGTAA
- a CDS encoding transcriptional regulator NrdR, protein MNCPVCNKQTKVVDTRLSSDGMGIRRRRECLACLYRFSTVEEAELMDLTVVKRNGRREAYSRDKILKGILRALEKRPYTDLRLKKLIHTIERDIQRKKVPELTSDELGAIVMYRLRTFDKVAYIRFASVYRQFEDVETFQQELNALIRKRTQEHT, encoded by the coding sequence ATGAACTGTCCGGTGTGTAATAAACAGACGAAGGTTGTAGACACGCGTCTTTCCTCGGATGGCATGGGGATTCGTCGACGTCGTGAATGTTTGGCCTGTTTGTATCGGTTCTCGACGGTAGAAGAGGCGGAGCTCATGGATCTAACGGTGGTAAAACGTAATGGACGTCGTGAGGCGTATTCTCGAGACAAGATACTTAAGGGGATCCTTCGTGCATTGGAGAAGAGACCCTACACGGATCTCCGCCTCAAAAAATTGATACACACCATTGAGCGAGATATACAGCGCAAGAAGGTTCCTGAGCTGACGTCGGATGAATTGGGAGCCATTGTCATGTATCGATTACGTACGTTTGATAAAGTGGCCTACATCCGTTTCGCAAGTGTTTATAGACAGTTTGAAGACGTAGAAACATTTCAGCAGGAGTTGAACGCATTAATTCGGAAACGTACGCAAGAGCATACGTAA
- the pyk gene encoding pyruvate kinase — protein MSRTKIVCTIGPASEKEATLKKMILAGMRVARLNFSHGTHEQHQGFIETIRGLSASMNIPVAIMQDLQGPKIRVGALPAAGLKFGEGKTVHFSPKAKEYNDRDQLIPVTYGGFARDVKAHDRVMIDDGNVVCRVTAVHKGTVSARVEVGGLVTSHKGVNLPDSSVRLSALTAKDQKDVAFGVRAGVDMIVLSFVSNGEDLSKLRELIKREEKRQGIKPSNIEIVAKVERADAIHHIDDIIEEADAIMLGRGDLGVEIPAEQVPLHQKEIVHKCRCAGVPVIVATQMLESMRDKPRATRAEVSDVANAVIDHTDAIMLSAESATGKYPVKAVETLVTVAEATEASVYSQVRPDQLCVDETDMALVDQIRVAMEGDKVEAIVSGMQFGDVALTLNRHRPQVPIFIAAVDDKQARQLSLCWGVTPFVLKRARSADAFQKAARAALEEQKLIKKTTQLLFITGA, from the coding sequence ATGTCACGAACAAAAATTGTCTGCACCATTGGTCCGGCTTCTGAAAAAGAGGCGACACTTAAAAAAATGATCCTCGCTGGCATGCGTGTAGCTCGTTTGAATTTCTCGCATGGGACGCATGAGCAGCACCAAGGATTTATTGAGACAATCCGTGGACTTTCGGCTTCCATGAACATTCCCGTAGCCATTATGCAGGATCTACAGGGGCCCAAAATTCGCGTGGGGGCGCTGCCGGCTGCGGGTCTTAAATTTGGCGAAGGAAAGACCGTTCATTTTTCTCCAAAGGCCAAAGAGTACAACGACCGCGATCAGTTGATTCCTGTTACGTACGGAGGATTTGCGCGTGATGTTAAGGCACACGACCGCGTGATGATCGATGATGGGAATGTGGTCTGTCGCGTCACAGCGGTCCATAAAGGGACGGTTTCTGCACGTGTGGAGGTTGGAGGACTTGTCACCTCTCACAAGGGTGTTAACTTGCCGGACTCATCGGTGCGCTTGTCTGCGCTCACGGCTAAGGATCAAAAAGACGTTGCTTTTGGTGTGCGTGCGGGCGTGGATATGATCGTGCTGTCATTTGTGAGTAATGGGGAGGATTTGAGTAAATTACGTGAGCTTATTAAACGCGAGGAAAAGCGTCAGGGGATTAAGCCAAGCAATATTGAGATTGTGGCAAAGGTGGAGCGCGCAGATGCCATTCATCATATTGACGATATTATTGAGGAAGCGGATGCGATTATGTTGGGGCGGGGAGACTTAGGTGTGGAGATTCCTGCCGAGCAAGTCCCATTGCATCAAAAAGAAATTGTCCATAAATGCCGATGTGCGGGTGTTCCGGTGATTGTGGCGACGCAAATGTTAGAGAGTATGCGGGACAAGCCTCGTGCAACGCGTGCGGAGGTGTCGGATGTGGCAAATGCCGTTATTGACCATACGGACGCGATCATGCTCTCAGCGGAGTCTGCTACCGGAAAGTACCCGGTAAAGGCTGTAGAGACGCTCGTGACGGTTGCAGAGGCTACGGAGGCGAGTGTGTATAGCCAGGTGCGGCCCGATCAGCTCTGCGTGGATGAGACTGACATGGCGCTTGTGGATCAGATTCGCGTGGCAATGGAAGGGGACAAGGTGGAGGCGATTGTATCGGGCATGCAGTTTGGAGACGTGGCCTTGACGCTTAATCGACACAGACCACAGGTTCCAATTTTTATTGCGGCGGTGGACGACAAACAGGCAAGGCAGTTGAGTCTGTGTTGGGGAGTGACACCGTTTGTGCTCAAGCGTGCAAGAAGCGCCGATGCGTTTCAAAAAGCTGCCCGTGCAGCATTAGAAGAACAAAAACTTATCAAGAAGACCACGCAGCTCCTGTTTATTA